TAGCTTCTCAAAACTTAAAAGCGGTTATTAAAACTTGGTCAAGAAGATCAACTATATTCCCTAATTTCATTGGTATCACTTTCGGAGTGTACAATGGGAAAAAGCACATACCTGTTCACGTAACTGAGCAAATGGTTGGACACAAACTAGGTGAGTTTGCACCAACTAGAACTTACTACGGACACGGTGTAGATAAAAAGAAGAAAAAATAATTAATTATATAAAATACTAAATTTTGTTGAGTTATAAAAGGAGGTTGGACTAGTGGAAGCTAGAGCAATAACTAGATTCGTAAGATTGTCTCCTAGAAAAGCTAGGTTAGTAGCTGACTTAGTAAGAGGAAAATCAGCGCTAGAAGCATTAGATATTCTAGAGTTTACAAATAAAAAA
The uncultured Fusobacterium sp. DNA segment above includes these coding regions:
- the rpsS gene encoding 30S ribosomal protein S19 yields the protein MARSLKKGPFCDHHLMKKVEEAVASQNLKAVIKTWSRRSTIFPNFIGITFGVYNGKKHIPVHVTEQMVGHKLGEFAPTRTYYGHGVDKKKKK